A single Halarcobacter anaerophilus DNA region contains:
- a CDS encoding helicase-related protein — MNETFQQQLQSLLNCDLKSLFPLARSMKRKLKFFVGPTNSGKTYNAMQELKASNSGLYLAPLRLLALEGYEDLKQNSIDASLITGEEQIINEDASHVCSTIEMLDFNLDVDLAVIDEIQMLEDEDRGWAWVNAIIGVPANTVIMTGSVNALDAVKKITKYLGEELEIVKYQRKTPLKVMARYTSLDNLEAATALIAFSRSDVLKLKQRLQKKYKVSVIYGNLSPEVRRDEAKRFREKKSEILIATDAIAMGLNLPIKNLLFTTDTKFDGKSRRKLTVNEIVQIAGRAGRYGHHEVGFLGATRRDVLEYIKKEYEEPVKTIKPPYRVKINNEQLLDLASHIKTNSLTKILKFFNKNMKFDGPFKAANISSMIEASTIVDKRDKLTLEEKYLLSQAPITTKSTIILQAFEAYIAAVIKKRVCHYKPSITLPKKAVTQKDLLLVEDEVKKISLYLWLSYKFPEIFPDYEKAVILRNSFNSFIENSLKLNLKLERPTKKNNDFFKPKRRFGRRG, encoded by the coding sequence ATGAATGAAACTTTCCAACAACAGCTGCAGTCTTTGCTTAACTGCGATTTAAAATCACTTTTCCCTTTAGCACGAAGTATGAAAAGAAAATTGAAATTTTTTGTAGGTCCTACAAATTCCGGAAAAACTTATAATGCAATGCAAGAGCTAAAAGCTTCAAACAGTGGATTATATTTGGCTCCTTTAAGACTTTTGGCTTTAGAAGGTTATGAGGATTTAAAACAAAACAGTATTGATGCCTCTTTGATAACGGGGGAAGAGCAGATAATAAACGAAGATGCTTCCCATGTCTGTTCTACTATTGAAATGCTGGATTTTAATCTTGATGTGGATTTAGCAGTAATTGATGAAATTCAGATGTTAGAAGATGAAGACAGAGGTTGGGCTTGGGTAAATGCTATTATCGGTGTTCCTGCTAATACGGTTATTATGACGGGAAGTGTAAATGCCTTGGATGCAGTGAAAAAGATTACAAAATATTTGGGTGAAGAGTTAGAAATCGTAAAATACCAGAGAAAAACTCCGCTGAAAGTTATGGCAAGATATACCTCTTTGGATAATTTGGAAGCGGCAACGGCACTTATTGCTTTTTCACGAAGCGATGTTCTAAAATTAAAACAAAGACTTCAAAAAAAATATAAAGTTTCGGTTATTTACGGGAACTTATCTCCTGAAGTAAGACGTGACGAGGCAAAAAGATTTAGAGAAAAAAAGAGTGAAATTTTAATTGCAACGGATGCAATTGCTATGGGGCTTAATCTTCCTATTAAAAATCTGCTTTTTACGACAGATACTAAATTTGACGGAAAAAGCAGAAGAAAATTAACAGTAAATGAAATAGTTCAAATAGCAGGTCGCGCAGGAAGATATGGACATCATGAAGTCGGATTTTTAGGTGCAACTAGAAGAGATGTTTTGGAATATATAAAAAAAGAGTATGAAGAGCCTGTAAAAACCATAAAACCCCCTTACAGAGTTAAAATAAATAATGAACAGTTATTAGATCTAGCTTCTCATATAAAAACAAACTCTTTAACAAAAATTTTAAAATTTTTTAATAAAAATATGAAATTTGACGGTCCTTTTAAAGCTGCAAATATCTCTTCTATGATTGAAGCTTCGACTATTGTGGATAAAAGAGACAAACTTACTTTAGAAGAGAAATATCTACTCTCTCAAGCTCCTATTACAACCAAATCAACTATTATTTTACAAGCTTTTGAAGCCTATATTGCAGCAGTTATTAAAAAAAGAGTTTGTCACTATAAACCTTCAATCACTCTTCCAAAAAAAGCAGTTACCCAAAAAGATTTGCTGCTTGTAGAAGATGAAGTAAAAAAAATATCTTTATATCTTTGGCTTTCATATAAATTTCCGGAGATTTTTCCTGATTATGAAAAAGCCGTTATTTTGAGAAACAGTTTTAACTCTTTTATTGAAAACTCTTTGAAATTGAATCTAAAACTTGAAAGACCAACTAAAAAAAATAATGATTTTTTTAAGCCTAAACGAAGATTTGGAAGAAGAGGTTAA
- the trmA gene encoding tRNA (uridine(54)-C5)-methyltransferase TrmA has protein sequence MQCEHFGKCGSCTLYEKNYEEQLNFKIAREKERFSDFIDFDFEIIKSREQNFRNRAEFRIWKEFDENKNPTLSYAMTSFDKKILPINSCQIVTNHIKEIMPKLLKELQEDETLRFKIYAVEFLNSTSNDMLVTLIYHKKLDENWIQRAKEIEKKLAVKIIGRSRGQKIILSEEYINENLEIAGKNFKFLYQEGGFTQPNSGVNIKMIEWVLEKQKKENRDLCELYCGGGNFTIPLSQKFRKVLATEISKTSIKSALENCKLNNIENIDFIRMSAEDFVEALEKKREFRRLKDINLKSYNFSTIFVDPPRAGLDDTTRDLVKNFEKIIYISCNPQTLHRDLKILTKTHKIMNFALFDQFAYTEHIESGVFLNKI, from the coding sequence ATGCAATGTGAACATTTTGGAAAATGTGGAAGCTGTACTTTATATGAAAAAAATTATGAAGAGCAATTAAATTTTAAAATAGCAAGAGAAAAAGAGAGATTTTCGGATTTTATAGATTTTGATTTTGAAATTATAAAAAGTAGAGAACAAAACTTTAGAAACAGAGCTGAATTTAGAATTTGGAAAGAGTTTGACGAAAATAAAAACCCGACTCTATCTTATGCAATGACAAGTTTTGATAAAAAAATATTGCCCATAAACAGCTGCCAGATAGTAACAAACCACATAAAAGAGATTATGCCCAAACTCTTAAAAGAGTTACAAGAAGATGAAACTTTAAGATTTAAGATATATGCGGTTGAATTTTTGAACTCAACATCAAATGATATGTTAGTAACCCTTATTTATCATAAAAAACTGGATGAAAACTGGATACAAAGAGCAAAAGAAATTGAGAAAAAACTTGCTGTAAAAATCATAGGAAGAAGTCGAGGACAAAAAATTATTTTAAGTGAAGAGTATATAAACGAAAACTTAGAAATAGCCGGGAAAAATTTTAAATTTTTATATCAAGAAGGTGGCTTCACCCAGCCAAACAGCGGCGTAAATATCAAAATGATAGAGTGGGTTTTAGAAAAACAAAAAAAAGAGAATAGAGATTTGTGCGAACTATATTGCGGCGGTGGAAATTTTACAATTCCTTTAAGTCAAAAATTCAGAAAAGTATTGGCAACGGAAATATCAAAAACATCTATAAAATCAGCCCTTGAGAATTGTAAATTAAACAATATAGAAAATATAGATTTTATAAGAATGAGTGCCGAAGATTTTGTTGAAGCATTGGAAAAAAAAAGAGAGTTTAGAAGATTAAAAGATATTAACCTAAAATCATATAATTTCAGTACCATTTTTGTTGATCCGCCAAGAGCAGGATTGGATGATACGACAAGAGACTTGGTCAAAAATTTTGAAAAAATTATTTATATCTCATGTAATCCCCAAACACTTCATCGAGACCTAAAAATTTTAACAAAAACACATAAAATAATGAATTTTGCACTTTTTGACCAGTTTGCATACACAGAACATATAGAATCCGGCGTTTTCTTAAACAAAATTTAA
- a CDS encoding ankyrin repeat domain-containing protein: MLSMFKSDGAEALQKELMKNYIDEDKIQSLIDSGVNINRRDAKGRTMLFDLAAKRRIESIKILIRNGIDINAEDDYGRTALEEAADRADGMMIRFLIEHGASVNYVNSSGRTIMHDTALEENEKVFKILMTQNPDLTITDHYGRTALFDAVEGGSLEIIREIINNTDDINVVDNNGQTALFHAVLKENPEIAKFLITNGIDVNILDKKRQNALFNAVILGAQNLHTIELLLDKGAKLNIKDYADKTLLDEILKILEIVKDPGEKVEGKYKLVNEERNYLKLTGILIDLGLAIDRVDENGKTVLYKEVERNNFDTIEFLIASGANINAQDNEGRTVLFDAVLKGSRNMAMIDYLVSHGANVDHKDYNERTVIDDLCEAVLITANNKKPSSRRFFDIDEYENYIPMLKKMLLFKPRLNVPKADGRTVIFDVITQNNLELIKVLINAGVDLNIVDNESNTPLSYMIDKGLEIINQKEKDNFLERLVFILKYRVDVNTIDKEGRTILHKAVLADNIDVVEKLLAKKVDLNIKDKQGRTALHHTQWRGNYKIARLIISAGADINDADYAGFTILNYAAILGHTKLVVVLILSGVLMYNHRKKSKAVAKFFKEREKNLDKLLNANITDEKMRRAIEEVIENLKKEIDEALED, from the coding sequence ATGTTGAGCATGTTTAAAAGTGACGGGGCTGAAGCTCTTCAAAAAGAGCTTATGAAAAATTATATTGATGAAGATAAAATACAGTCTCTAATTGACAGCGGTGTAAATATAAATAGAAGAGATGCCAAAGGCAGAACTATGCTGTTTGATTTAGCCGCAAAAAGAAGAATAGAATCTATTAAAATTCTTATTAGAAACGGTATTGATATAAATGCCGAAGATGATTACGGAAGAACTGCTTTAGAAGAGGCTGCCGACAGAGCAGATGGAATGATGATTAGATTCCTTATAGAGCATGGAGCTTCCGTAAATTATGTAAACTCTTCGGGAAGAACTATTATGCATGATACGGCATTAGAAGAGAATGAAAAAGTTTTTAAAATTTTAATGACCCAAAATCCCGATTTAACAATTACCGATCATTATGGAAGAACTGCTTTGTTTGATGCCGTTGAAGGCGGAAGCTTAGAGATTATAAGAGAAATCATAAATAATACCGATGATATAAATGTTGTTGATAATAATGGTCAAACGGCACTTTTTCATGCAGTTTTAAAAGAGAATCCCGAAATTGCAAAGTTTTTAATTACAAACGGAATTGATGTAAATATTTTAGATAAAAAAAGACAAAATGCCCTTTTTAACGCAGTTATTTTAGGGGCACAAAACCTTCATACTATTGAGCTTCTTTTAGATAAGGGTGCAAAACTGAATATTAAAGATTATGCAGATAAAACCCTTTTGGATGAAATACTTAAAATTTTAGAAATTGTAAAAGATCCAGGTGAAAAAGTTGAGGGTAAATATAAATTAGTTAATGAAGAAAGAAACTATCTGAAACTTACGGGAATATTGATTGATTTGGGACTTGCAATAGACAGGGTAGATGAAAACGGGAAAACAGTTCTTTACAAAGAGGTAGAGAGAAATAACTTTGATACTATAGAGTTTTTGATAGCTTCAGGAGCAAATATAAACGCCCAAGACAATGAAGGAAGAACAGTTCTTTTTGATGCTGTTTTAAAAGGTTCCAGAAATATGGCAATGATTGATTATCTTGTTTCTCACGGTGCGAATGTAGATCATAAAGATTATAACGAACGAACCGTAATTGATGATTTATGTGAAGCAGTATTAATTACTGCAAATAACAAAAAACCTAGTTCAAGAAGATTTTTTGATATTGATGAGTATGAAAACTATATTCCTATGCTTAAAAAAATGCTTCTTTTTAAACCAAGACTTAATGTTCCAAAAGCAGACGGAAGAACGGTTATTTTTGATGTAATAACACAAAATAATTTGGAGCTTATAAAAGTTTTGATAAATGCGGGAGTTGATTTAAACATAGTCGACAATGAGAGCAATACTCCTTTATCTTACATGATAGATAAAGGTCTTGAGATAATAAATCAAAAAGAGAAAGATAATTTTTTAGAGAGATTAGTTTTTATTTTAAAATATAGAGTTGATGTAAATACTATAGATAAAGAGGGAAGAACTATTCTGCATAAAGCAGTTCTTGCCGATAATATAGATGTTGTAGAAAAACTTTTGGCAAAAAAAGTTGATTTAAATATTAAAGACAAGCAAGGAAGAACGGCTTTGCATCATACTCAATGGAGAGGGAATTATAAAATTGCAAGACTTATTATATCAGCAGGGGCTGATATCAATGATGCCGATTATGCAGGATTTACAATTTTAAATTATGCCGCAATATTAGGTCATACCAAACTGGTTGTCGTTTTAATACTCTCCGGGGTGTTAATGTATAACCATCGTAAAAAAAGCAAAGCAGTTGCAAAGTTTTTTAAAGAGAGAGAAAAAAATTTGGACAAACTGTTAAATGCAAATATAACAGATGAAAAAATGAGAAGAGCTATAGAAGAGGTTATAGAAAATCTTAAAAAAGAGATAGATGAAGCATTAGAGGATTAA
- a CDS encoding flagellin N-terminal helical domain-containing protein, with product MRINTNVSSLTAQEAATNVNNALSASLEKLSSGLRINKAADDASGLAIADKLRTQATSINQAVDNGNSAVSLLQIADKSMSEQSNILDTVKAKLIQANTDTTSEEGRESIRKDINRLLEQLDNISMSTNYNGTQLIGDTNGIGSTTSLSFQLGENADAGGTINLGSITANTTGLSLTGLKNATTLTKSLAKSMQTTINTAITKLNTFRADIGSTQNQIESAVRNLMTQATNITAAESIIRDVDYAQESANFNKQNIIAQAGSYAISQANNVQQNVLKLLQ from the coding sequence ATGAGAATTAATACTAATGTTTCTTCTCTTACTGCACAAGAAGCAGCTACGAATGTAAATAATGCTTTAAGTGCTTCATTAGAAAAGTTAAGTTCAGGTTTAAGAATCAATAAAGCAGCAGACGATGCTTCTGGTCTTGCAATTGCAGATAAATTAAGAACACAAGCAACTTCTATTAATCAGGCAGTTGACAACGGGAACTCGGCAGTCTCGCTTCTTCAAATTGCTGATAAATCAATGTCTGAACAATCAAATATTTTGGATACTGTTAAAGCTAAACTAATCCAAGCAAATACTGATACTACATCTGAAGAAGGTAGAGAATCTATTAGAAAAGATATTAATAGATTATTGGAACAATTAGATAATATCTCTATGTCAACAAATTATAACGGTACTCAATTAATTGGAGATACAAATGGAATAGGTTCTACAACATCATTAAGCTTTCAACTTGGAGAGAATGCTGATGCAGGTGGGACTATCAATCTTGGTTCAATCACTGCAAATACAACAGGCCTTTCGTTAACAGGTTTAAAAAATGCAACAACACTTACAAAAAGTCTTGCAAAATCAATGCAAACGACTATAAATACTGCAATCACTAAACTTAATACATTTAGAGCAGATATCGGTTCTACTCAAAATCAAATTGAAAGTGCCGTTAGAAACTTAATGACTCAAGCTACAAATATTACTGCTGCCGAATCTATTATTAGAGATGTTGATTATGCTCAAGAATCTGCAAACTTTAATAAACAAAATATTATTGCACAAGCTGGTTCGTACGCTATTTCTCAAGCTAATAATGTGCAACAAAATGTTCTTAAATTATTACAATAA
- a CDS encoding flagellin, which yields MRINTNVSSLNAQESTTATNNALSSSLEKLSSGLKINKAADDASGLAIADKLRTQVTSINQAVDNGNSAVSLLQIADKSMAEQSNILDTIKAKLIQANTDTTSTDGRDSIAKDIDKLLEQLDNISKSTNYNGTQLIGDTAGTGSSTTLTFQVGEDADTGGTITLGSITANTTGLSLTGLSGLGAGALTKTLAKSMQAKVDSAITSLNEFRADIGSTQNQVESAVTNLMTQSTNLSSAESVIRDVDYAKESANFNKQNIIAQAGSYAISQANTVQQNVLKLLQ from the coding sequence ATGAGAATTAATACAAACGTATCGTCTCTTAATGCACAAGAGTCAACAACTGCTACAAACAATGCTTTAAGCAGTTCATTAGAAAAATTAAGTTCTGGTCTAAAAATTAACAAAGCAGCAGATGATGCATCTGGTCTTGCTATTGCAGATAAACTTAGAACACAGGTTACATCAATTAATCAAGCAGTTGACAATGGTAACTCAGCAGTATCACTACTTCAAATTGCTGATAAATCAATGGCTGAACAATCAAATATTCTTGATACAATCAAAGCGAAATTAATTCAAGCAAATACTGATACTACTTCAACTGATGGTAGAGACTCAATTGCAAAAGATATTGATAAATTGTTAGAACAATTAGATAATATTTCAAAATCTACAAACTACAATGGTACACAATTAATTGGAGATACTGCAGGTACTGGTTCTTCAACAACATTAACATTCCAAGTTGGTGAAGATGCAGATACTGGTGGAACAATTACATTAGGATCAATTACAGCAAATACTACAGGTCTTTCTTTAACTGGGTTATCTGGGTTAGGTGCAGGTGCACTTACAAAAACTCTTGCAAAATCTATGCAAGCAAAAGTTGATAGTGCTATCACTTCACTAAATGAATTTAGAGCAGATATCGGTTCTACTCAAAATCAAGTTGAAAGTGCCGTTACAAACTTAATGACACAATCAACTAACCTTTCATCAGCAGAGTCTGTAATTAGAGATGTTGATTATGCTAAAGAATCTGCAAACTTTAATAAACAAAACATTATTGCACAAGCAGGGTCTTATGCAATTTCTCAAGCAAATACAGTACAACAAAACGTACTTAAATTACTTCAATAA
- the glmU gene encoding bifunctional UDP-N-acetylglucosamine diphosphorylase/glucosamine-1-phosphate N-acetyltransferase GlmU, which yields MNKKSIIILAAGQGTRMKSSLPKVLHKISGKPMLYYSIKEALKISDDITVVLYHQAQKIKEEIKQFFKEEINFVIQDHKNYPGTGGAVMGISPKYDKTLVLNADMPLIQANELEKFDLEGTIVMSVLNLKSAQGYGRVIIENENVKRVVEQKDATEEELKITTANAGVYQFDTQFLLENLPKLNNNNAQKEYYITDLVEMAITQKKVLKPIIVSEENFKGVNSKVELADAEVIHQKRIKNQFLKEGVILRLPDTIYIEEGVQIEGESIIENGVSLLGDTVIKNSHVKTNCVVEDSVLEDSDIGPMARVRPGSNLKNTHLGNFVETKKAILTGVKAGHLSYLGDCSIDEGTNVGAGCITCNYDGINKHKTIIGKNVFIGSDCQMVAPVTIEDDVMIAAGTCVTKDISKGNLAINRAPMKFIKDFYYRFFGKK from the coding sequence ATGAATAAAAAATCAATTATTATTTTAGCAGCAGGTCAAGGGACAAGAATGAAATCGTCTCTACCTAAAGTGTTGCATAAAATATCAGGTAAACCAATGTTATACTACTCAATAAAAGAGGCATTGAAAATCAGTGATGATATAACAGTCGTACTTTACCATCAAGCACAAAAAATTAAAGAAGAGATAAAACAATTTTTTAAAGAAGAGATAAATTTCGTAATACAAGATCATAAAAATTATCCGGGAACAGGCGGCGCTGTTATGGGAATATCTCCAAAATATGACAAAACTCTGGTTTTAAATGCGGATATGCCTTTGATTCAAGCAAATGAGTTAGAAAAATTTGATTTAGAGGGGACAATTGTAATGTCTGTTTTAAATTTAAAAAGTGCACAAGGTTACGGAAGAGTTATAATTGAAAATGAAAATGTAAAAAGAGTAGTTGAGCAAAAAGATGCCACAGAAGAAGAACTAAAAATAACAACGGCTAATGCGGGAGTTTATCAGTTTGATACACAATTTTTACTTGAAAATCTGCCAAAACTGAACAATAACAATGCTCAAAAAGAGTATTACATAACAGATTTAGTCGAAATGGCAATAACACAAAAAAAAGTTTTAAAACCGATTATCGTAAGTGAAGAGAACTTTAAAGGGGTAAACTCAAAAGTTGAATTAGCCGATGCCGAAGTTATTCATCAAAAAAGAATAAAAAACCAATTTTTAAAAGAGGGTGTTATTTTAAGATTGCCTGATACTATTTATATAGAAGAGGGGGTTCAAATTGAGGGTGAATCTATAATTGAAAACGGAGTTAGTTTACTTGGAGATACAGTTATAAAAAACTCTCATGTAAAAACAAACTGTGTTGTTGAGGATTCTGTTTTAGAAGATTCCGATATCGGTCCTATGGCAAGAGTAAGACCTGGAAGCAATTTGAAAAATACCCATCTTGGAAATTTTGTAGAAACAAAAAAAGCGATTTTAACGGGAGTTAAAGCAGGGCATCTTTCATATTTGGGAGATTGTAGTATAGATGAAGGTACAAATGTAGGAGCAGGCTGTATCACTTGTAATTATGATGGAATAAATAAACATAAAACAATAATAGGTAAAAACGTATTTATAGGTTCTGATTGTCAAATGGTTGCACCTGTGACAATAGAAGATGATGTAATGATTGCTGCGGGAACTTGTGTTACAAAAGATATTTCAAAAGGTAATTTGGCAATAAACAGAGCTCCAATGAAATTTATTAAAGATTTCTATTACAGATTTTTTGGAAAAAAATAA
- the coaBC gene encoding bifunctional phosphopantothenoylcysteine decarboxylase/phosphopantothenate--cysteine ligase CoaBC, with protein sequence MLLKDKNILLGVTSSIAIYKSLELIRLYVKAGANVKVIMTKASQKFITPLTFEAISQNRVLCEETENWEKNQDYNHIDMGKWADIFVLAPCTANTINKLSNGIADNLLTQTALAYPRVKLLAPAANTNMLKNPITHASLKMLKLCNFEIISSVVKELACKDVGDGAMAEPQEIFYATARELLKEEYWSNRKVVLSGGGTIEKIDEVRYISNFSSGKMASSLALALFLKGADVCLVSTRGYENLPKQIHTIGVKSSDEMYEYLVDAIRVAKKGKMSKTTLMDDSKPSLIQKKPYLFMVAAVSDYTPKFPQEGKLKKEVLGTNWKLDLAQNTDILSSLDKSGIYTIGFKAELDDTVAFENAKSMIEKKGVDAVCLNLLENSNSFGSSTNSIELILNESSYNFSGEKLDISLDILQRLEKEFVL encoded by the coding sequence ATGCTTTTAAAAGATAAAAACATACTCTTAGGGGTTACAAGTTCAATTGCTATATATAAAAGTTTAGAGTTGATAAGACTATATGTAAAAGCAGGAGCAAATGTAAAAGTTATTATGACAAAAGCTTCACAAAAGTTTATTACTCCTTTGACTTTTGAAGCAATTTCTCAAAACAGAGTTTTATGTGAAGAGACGGAAAATTGGGAAAAAAATCAAGATTATAACCATATTGATATGGGAAAATGGGCAGATATTTTTGTTCTTGCTCCTTGTACTGCAAATACGATAAACAAACTCTCAAACGGGATTGCCGATAATCTTTTAACCCAAACAGCTTTGGCTTATCCAAGAGTTAAACTCTTAGCTCCTGCTGCAAATACGAATATGCTTAAAAACCCAATAACCCATGCAAGTTTAAAAATGTTAAAACTCTGCAATTTTGAGATAATCTCTTCTGTTGTAAAAGAGCTTGCGTGTAAAGATGTAGGTGACGGAGCAATGGCTGAACCTCAAGAGATTTTTTATGCAACGGCAAGAGAACTTTTAAAAGAGGAGTATTGGAGTAATAGAAAAGTTGTTTTAAGCGGCGGCGGAACAATTGAAAAAATTGATGAGGTAAGATATATTTCTAATTTTTCATCGGGTAAAATGGCTTCTTCTTTGGCTTTAGCTCTATTTTTAAAAGGTGCGGACGTATGTTTAGTAAGCACAAGAGGATATGAAAACCTTCCAAAACAGATTCATACAATAGGTGTAAAATCAAGTGATGAGATGTATGAATATTTAGTTGATGCAATAAGAGTTGCTAAAAAAGGTAAAATGAGCAAAACTACTTTAATGGATGATTCTAAACCAAGCTTAATTCAAAAAAAACCTTATCTTTTTATGGTTGCGGCAGTTAGTGATTATACTCCTAAATTCCCTCAAGAGGGAAAACTAAAAAAAGAGGTTTTAGGCACAAATTGGAAATTGGATTTAGCCCAAAATACGGATATTCTTTCATCTTTAGATAAAAGTGGAATTTATACAATAGGTTTTAAAGCGGAACTTGATGATACCGTTGCTTTTGAAAATGCAAAATCTATGATAGAGAAAAAAGGTGTGGATGCAGTCTGTTTAAATCTTTTAGAAAACTCAAACTCCTTTGGAAGTTCTACAAACTCTATCGAACTTATATTAAATGAGAGTTCATATAATTTCAGTGGAGAAAAACTTGATATCTCTTTAGATATTTTACAAAGATTAGAAAAAGAGTTTGTTTTATAA
- a CDS encoding prepilin peptidase — MILIYEREDLELFSFIFGAVFGSFLNVLIIRLPQKKSVVFPRSSCMNCNHIIAWYYNIPLLSYLFLRGKCAYCNEKISILYFIVELLSAILTLALYLKFSLSLEFLYAVLFFYLLIVLSFIDFKYKAVPDYLLLLSLIFSFFVSDFSLIESLNNAFIISGAFVLLNFLISFYIQNIKSKILKDESLKTQEALGEGDIPVLAAIGVVLGLKGALAAVFLAALFAIIPSIYYNFKKKDIQTPFIPYLVIGFIIEYFLDISKVFN; from the coding sequence GTGATTTTAATTTACGAGAGAGAAGATTTGGAGCTGTTTAGTTTTATCTTCGGGGCTGTTTTCGGATCATTTTTAAATGTATTAATAATAAGATTACCCCAAAAAAAATCTGTAGTTTTTCCAAGAAGTTCTTGTATGAATTGTAATCATATTATTGCTTGGTACTACAATATTCCACTTCTTTCATATCTTTTTTTAAGAGGAAAGTGTGCTTATTGCAATGAAAAAATCTCTATTTTATATTTTATCGTAGAACTTTTAAGTGCAATTTTGACTCTTGCTTTATATTTAAAATTTTCACTCTCTTTAGAATTTTTATATGCAGTTTTGTTTTTTTATCTTTTAATTGTATTATCTTTTATTGATTTTAAATACAAAGCCGTTCCCGATTATCTTTTATTGCTAAGTTTGATTTTTAGTTTTTTTGTGAGTGACTTTTCTTTAATAGAGTCTTTAAACAATGCTTTTATTATTTCAGGAGCTTTTGTTTTGTTAAACTTTTTAATAAGCTTTTATATTCAAAATATAAAATCCAAAATATTAAAAGATGAAAGTTTAAAAACACAAGAAGCTTTAGGTGAGGGTGATATCCCCGTTTTAGCTGCAATAGGAGTGGTTTTAGGTTTAAAAGGTGCATTAGCAGCTGTATTTTTAGCGGCACTTTTTGCTATAATACCCTCTATTTATTATAATTTTAAGAAAAAAGATATTCAAACACCGTTTATTCCTTATCTTGTTATTGGATTTATTATTGAATATTTTTTAGATATATCAAAGGTTTTTAATTGA
- a CDS encoding di-trans,poly-cis-decaprenylcistransferase, producing MNNNKIPEHIAIIMDGNGRWAKERGLKRTAGHERGAKTVREITEHCAQIGVKYLTLYAFSTENWSRPKLEVDFLMKLLEKHLKKELPVYLENSIKFKAIGDLSKFSKSLQNIIKEVEEKTAKGKRLTQILALNYGSQDEILRAIKKLNEKNLEVTKENFENCLDTANIPSVDMLIRTSGEIRLSNYLLWQNAYAELFFTETYWPEFTTNELDDLISDFNLRERRFGAV from the coding sequence ATGAATAATAATAAAATACCCGAACATATTGCCATAATTATGGACGGTAACGGAAGATGGGCAAAAGAGAGAGGCTTAAAAAGAACGGCAGGACATGAAAGAGGTGCTAAAACCGTAAGAGAGATTACGGAACATTGCGCTCAAATAGGGGTTAAGTATTTAACGTTATATGCTTTTTCCACCGAAAATTGGAGCAGACCTAAACTTGAAGTCGATTTTTTGATGAAACTTTTGGAAAAGCATTTAAAAAAAGAGCTTCCCGTATATTTAGAAAACAGTATAAAGTTTAAAGCAATAGGAGATTTATCAAAATTTTCAAAATCTTTACAAAATATTATAAAAGAGGTTGAAGAAAAAACGGCAAAAGGAAAAAGACTTACTCAAATTTTAGCTTTAAATTACGGCTCTCAAGATGAGATTTTAAGAGCAATAAAAAAACTGAATGAAAAAAATCTTGAAGTTACTAAAGAAAATTTTGAAAACTGCTTGGATACGGCAAACATTCCTTCTGTTGATATGCTTATCAGAACAAGCGGAGAGATACGATTATCAAACTATCTTTTATGGCAGAATGCTTATGCAGAACTCTTTTTTACCGAAACTTATTGGCCTGAGTTTACAACAAATGAGTTAGATGATTTAATTAGTGATTTTAATTTACGAGAGAGAAGATTTGGAGCTGTTTAG